The proteins below are encoded in one region of Tautonia rosea:
- a CDS encoding DUF4112 domain-containing protein: MATTKPTRVEAERIAPEATSEELFLDRLAWFMDANFRIPGTKIRFGADQLAGLIPGVGDLAGGAVQAALILMAIYYYKLPKRIIVRMVLNSVLDTTVGAVPIVGDLFDVAFKVNMRNVRLLRDAAAKKRGATEST; encoded by the coding sequence ATGGCAACCACAAAACCGACCCGAGTTGAGGCAGAACGGATTGCTCCCGAGGCAACGTCCGAAGAGCTGTTTCTGGACCGGCTCGCCTGGTTCATGGATGCGAATTTTCGAATTCCGGGGACCAAAATCCGGTTCGGTGCCGACCAACTCGCGGGTCTGATCCCAGGAGTCGGCGACCTGGCGGGGGGAGCCGTACAGGCGGCATTGATCTTGATGGCCATTTACTACTACAAGCTTCCGAAGCGCATTATCGTTCGCATGGTCCTGAACTCGGTCCTGGACACGACGGTAGGAGCGGTTCCCATCGTTGGTGATCTGTTTGACGTGGCATTCAAGGTCAACATGCGCAATGTGCGATTGTTGCGCGATGCCGCCGCGAAAAAGCGAGGCGCGACCGAATCAACTTAA
- a CDS encoding GlsB/YeaQ/YmgE family stress response membrane protein gives METIGAVIGWIVFGLVVGLLARLLHPGKDEMGLPTTVLLGVAGSLLGGGFWYVLRGGGDSFSPGGFFSALIFAILLLAFGVFANDARSSKVRG, from the coding sequence ATGGAAACTATTGGAGCAGTCATCGGCTGGATCGTGTTTGGGCTTGTGGTCGGTTTGCTGGCTCGTCTCCTTCATCCGGGAAAGGATGAGATGGGTTTACCGACGACCGTCCTCCTGGGGGTTGCCGGGTCGTTACTGGGCGGTGGATTCTGGTATGTGTTGCGAGGAGGAGGAGACTCGTTCAGTCCCGGGGGATTCTTCTCAGCCCTGATTTTTGCCATTCTCTTGCTGGCGTTCGGCGTGTTTGCCAATGATGCTCGATCGAGCAAGGTCCGGGGTTAA